A part of Gossypium hirsutum isolate 1008001.06 chromosome A07, Gossypium_hirsutum_v2.1, whole genome shotgun sequence genomic DNA contains:
- the LOC107953733 gene encoding BTB/POZ domain-containing protein NPY1 isoform X2: protein MQKLVQKASEENCDEINMVDFPGGPNAFEICAKFCYGMAVTLNAYNVVAARCAAEYLEMTEDVDRGNLIFKIEVFLNSSIFHSWKDSIIVLRTAKSLLPWSENLKIVGRCIDSIASKTSVDPANITWSYTYNRKLSVQDKIVGDSMKLREKIESVPKDWWVEDICELEIDLYKRVMTAVKSKGRMDGAVIGEALKTYAVRWLPDSVDALVSGVHSWRNKLLVETIACLLPSDNGVGCSCSFLLKLLKVAVLAGMDDSSKEDLVKRISLKLHEASVKDLLIPARSPQTTLYDVGMVQSIVNQYMMHEQRSQDVEPGKSAGFVLGHGSLLSVGKLIDGYLGEIAHDPNLSLTSFIDLSCSVSELARPVHDGLYKAIDIYLKEHPNLTKAERKKICGLMDVKKLTMEASMHAAQNDRLPLRVVVQVLFFEQVKAATRAQSRNSDARTTCVSKMSPDEEWDKTMGEDCRSLKKKMSEVETNEDGGEKNSKMGKKKSRNSKNGVQLLPSRSRRIFDKLWVVGVGKGHVENRSSETSGSSQSSAVGVRDNTNKSSGIPSRHRRHSVS from the exons ATGCAAAAACTAGTGCAGAAAGCCAGTGAAGAGAACTGTGATGAAATTAATATGGTTGATTTTCCTGGTGGGCCAAATGCATTTGAAATTTGTGCAAAATTCTGTTATGGGATGGCTGTTACTTTAAATGCTTACAATGTTGTTGCTGCACGTTGTGCTGCCGAATACCTAGAGATGACTGAGGATGTTGATCGAGGTAATCTGATTTTTAAAATCGAAGTCTTTCTTAATTCTAGTATATTCCACAGTTGGAAAGATTCCATTATTGTTCTAAGAACCGCGAAGTCTCTCCTACCATGGTCTGAAAACCTGAAGATTGTTGGAAGATGCATTGATTCCATTGCATCTAAGACCTCTGTGGATCCGGCGAACATCACATGGTCCTACACCTATAACCGGAAATTATCAGTACAGGACAAGATAGTTGGTGACAGTATGAAACTTCGAGAGAAGATTGAATCTGTCCCGAAGGATTGGTGGGTTGAAGATATATGTGAGTTAGAGATTGATCTGTACAAGCGAGTCATGACTGCTGTGAAATCAAAGGGAAGAATGGATGGTGCAGTCATTGGTGAGGCACTGAAAACTTATGCTGTCAGATGGTTGCCGGATTCTGTCGATGCGTTGGTTTCTGGTGTACATTCATGGAGAAACAAATTACTAGTGGAAACAATTGCGTGCTTGTTGCCTTCGGATAATGGTGTGGGTTGTTCATGTAGTTTCTTGCTGAAGTTGTTGAAAGTTGCTGTTTTGGCCGGGATGGATGATTCATCCAAGGAAGATTTAGTGAAGAGGATAAGTTTAAAGTTGCATGAAGCTTCGGTTAAAGATTTATTAATCCCGGCACGGTCTCCCCAAACTACCTTATATGATGTTGGAATGGTGCAGTCTATAGTTAACCAGTATATGATGCATGAACAACGTAGTCAAGATGTAGAACCTGGAAAGAGTGCTGGTTTTGTACTAGGGCATGGATCCTTGTTGAGTGTTGGTAAACTGATTGACGGGTATCTTGGAGAAATTGCACACGACCCAAATCTTTCTCTTACCAGTTTCATTGACTTGTCTTGTTCTGTCTCCGAGCTTGCTAGACCAGTTCATGATGGACTCTATAAAGCCATTGACATCTACCTGAAG GAGCATCCAAACTTGACTAAGgctgaaagaaagaaaatttgtgGGCTGATGGATGTGAAGAAATTGACAATGGAAGCATCTATGCATGCTGCACAGAACGATAGACTTCCGCTACGAGTTGTAGTTCAAGTTCTCTTCTTCGAACAGGTTAAGGCTGCAACTAGAGCTCAATCACGTAACTCCGATGCCCGCACTACTTGCGTTTCCAAGATGAGCCCCGATGAAGAATGGGACAAGACCATGGGCGAAGATTGTCGGTCCCTCAAAAAAAAGATGAGTGAAGTCGAGACAAATGAGGATGGAGGCGAGAAAAACAGTAAAATGGGCAAGAAGAAGAGCAGAAACAGTAAGAATGGGGTGCAGCTGCTGCCATCACGGTCTAGAAGAATATTTGACAAGCTGTGGGTAGTGGGAGTGGGAAAGGGGCATGTGGAGAACAGAAGTTCAGAGACGTCAGGAAGTTCTCAAAGCTCGGCGGTTGGGGTTCGAGATAACACTAACAAGTCTTCGGGGATTCCTTCAAGACACAGGAGACATTCAGTTTCATAG
- the LOC107953733 gene encoding BTB/POZ domain-containing protein NPY1 isoform X1 — MKFMKLGSKPDAFQVDGKCIRHVTSDLATDIIIKVGDLKFYLHKFPLLSKSNHMQKLVQKASEENCDEINMVDFPGGPNAFEICAKFCYGMAVTLNAYNVVAARCAAEYLEMTEDVDRGNLIFKIEVFLNSSIFHSWKDSIIVLRTAKSLLPWSENLKIVGRCIDSIASKTSVDPANITWSYTYNRKLSVQDKIVGDSMKLREKIESVPKDWWVEDICELEIDLYKRVMTAVKSKGRMDGAVIGEALKTYAVRWLPDSVDALVSGVHSWRNKLLVETIACLLPSDNGVGCSCSFLLKLLKVAVLAGMDDSSKEDLVKRISLKLHEASVKDLLIPARSPQTTLYDVGMVQSIVNQYMMHEQRSQDVEPGKSAGFVLGHGSLLSVGKLIDGYLGEIAHDPNLSLTSFIDLSCSVSELARPVHDGLYKAIDIYLKEHPNLTKAERKKICGLMDVKKLTMEASMHAAQNDRLPLRVVVQVLFFEQVKAATRAQSRNSDARTTCVSKMSPDEEWDKTMGEDCRSLKKKMSEVETNEDGGEKNSKMGKKKSRNSKNGVQLLPSRSRRIFDKLWVVGVGKGHVENRSSETSGSSQSSAVGVRDNTNKSSGIPSRHRRHSVS, encoded by the exons ATGAAGTTTATGAAGCTTGGCTCGAAGCCTGACGCCTTCCAAGTTGATGGCAAATGTATCAG GCATGTCACATCTGATTTGGCAACTGATATCATCATTAAGGTTGGCGACCTGAAATTTTACCTTCACAAG TTCCCTTTATTGTCTAAGAGCAACCACATGCAAAAACTAGTGCAGAAAGCCAGTGAAGAGAACTGTGATGAAATTAATATGGTTGATTTTCCTGGTGGGCCAAATGCATTTGAAATTTGTGCAAAATTCTGTTATGGGATGGCTGTTACTTTAAATGCTTACAATGTTGTTGCTGCACGTTGTGCTGCCGAATACCTAGAGATGACTGAGGATGTTGATCGAGGTAATCTGATTTTTAAAATCGAAGTCTTTCTTAATTCTAGTATATTCCACAGTTGGAAAGATTCCATTATTGTTCTAAGAACCGCGAAGTCTCTCCTACCATGGTCTGAAAACCTGAAGATTGTTGGAAGATGCATTGATTCCATTGCATCTAAGACCTCTGTGGATCCGGCGAACATCACATGGTCCTACACCTATAACCGGAAATTATCAGTACAGGACAAGATAGTTGGTGACAGTATGAAACTTCGAGAGAAGATTGAATCTGTCCCGAAGGATTGGTGGGTTGAAGATATATGTGAGTTAGAGATTGATCTGTACAAGCGAGTCATGACTGCTGTGAAATCAAAGGGAAGAATGGATGGTGCAGTCATTGGTGAGGCACTGAAAACTTATGCTGTCAGATGGTTGCCGGATTCTGTCGATGCGTTGGTTTCTGGTGTACATTCATGGAGAAACAAATTACTAGTGGAAACAATTGCGTGCTTGTTGCCTTCGGATAATGGTGTGGGTTGTTCATGTAGTTTCTTGCTGAAGTTGTTGAAAGTTGCTGTTTTGGCCGGGATGGATGATTCATCCAAGGAAGATTTAGTGAAGAGGATAAGTTTAAAGTTGCATGAAGCTTCGGTTAAAGATTTATTAATCCCGGCACGGTCTCCCCAAACTACCTTATATGATGTTGGAATGGTGCAGTCTATAGTTAACCAGTATATGATGCATGAACAACGTAGTCAAGATGTAGAACCTGGAAAGAGTGCTGGTTTTGTACTAGGGCATGGATCCTTGTTGAGTGTTGGTAAACTGATTGACGGGTATCTTGGAGAAATTGCACACGACCCAAATCTTTCTCTTACCAGTTTCATTGACTTGTCTTGTTCTGTCTCCGAGCTTGCTAGACCAGTTCATGATGGACTCTATAAAGCCATTGACATCTACCTGAAG GAGCATCCAAACTTGACTAAGgctgaaagaaagaaaatttgtgGGCTGATGGATGTGAAGAAATTGACAATGGAAGCATCTATGCATGCTGCACAGAACGATAGACTTCCGCTACGAGTTGTAGTTCAAGTTCTCTTCTTCGAACAGGTTAAGGCTGCAACTAGAGCTCAATCACGTAACTCCGATGCCCGCACTACTTGCGTTTCCAAGATGAGCCCCGATGAAGAATGGGACAAGACCATGGGCGAAGATTGTCGGTCCCTCAAAAAAAAGATGAGTGAAGTCGAGACAAATGAGGATGGAGGCGAGAAAAACAGTAAAATGGGCAAGAAGAAGAGCAGAAACAGTAAGAATGGGGTGCAGCTGCTGCCATCACGGTCTAGAAGAATATTTGACAAGCTGTGGGTAGTGGGAGTGGGAAAGGGGCATGTGGAGAACAGAAGTTCAGAGACGTCAGGAAGTTCTCAAAGCTCGGCGGTTGGGGTTCGAGATAACACTAACAAGTCTTCGGGGATTCCTTCAAGACACAGGAGACATTCAGTTTCATAG